CTTTGAAAAGACTTGCTACATAATCCTTAAGAAGGGGATCTTCCTTTAAAAGCTCAGGGAGATCCCGAATTAACATTTCCTTTAAGGCTACTTTGGATCTAATACTTTTTTTAGCCCTTTGCATAAAAGTCCCTCCTTAATTTTTAAACTTAAAAGAAAAATGAAAAAAAACAAGATATTAAGTCCTTAGACAAAATCTTAAAAGTGTTTTGAGAAATAAAAAAGATTTGATAAAATACGAAAAATCAACTAAAGGGAGGAGACCATGATTCCCCGTTATACAAGACCGGTTATGGCAAAGCTTTGGAGTGAGGAGGAAAAGTTAAGGGTCTGGCTACTTGTTGAATTCTATGCCATGGAGGCCTGGTATAAACTGGGAAAGGTGCCAGAAAAAGATTACCAGATACTTAAAGAAAAATTAACTCCCTACATGGAAAAGGGTTTTACTGAAGAAAATGTAAAAAGGGTTGAAGAGATTGAAAAAGAGACCCGTCATGATGTCATAGCCTTTCTCACTCACCTTGCTGAAATTGCTGGACCCTCTGCAAGATATCTTCATCTGGGAATGACCTCATCGGATATGCTTGATACTGCCATGGCTTATAGAATGAAAAGGGCCATGGAGATTATCCTTGAAGATCTGGATAATCTCCTTGAAAGCTTAAAGCAAAAGGCTTTTCAATATAAAGATACACCCATGATTGGAAGAACTCATGGAATTCATGCTGAACCTATCACCTTTGGATTGAAAATGGCCCTTTTTTATGAAGAGATGAAAAGAAATAAAGAGAGACTTCTTCGGGCAAAGGAGAATATCTCCTATGGAAAAATTTCTGGTGCTGTTGGGACCTTTGCTCATCTTCCTCCTGAAATTGAGGCCTACACTTGTGAAAAACTGGGATTAAAACCAGAGCCCATTTCCAACCAGATTGTTCAAAGGGATCGTTATGCAGAATACATGTGTGCCCTTGGAATTCTTGCAAGCTCTATAGAGAAAATGGCAACGGAAATCAGACACCTGCAAAGAACAGAAGTCCTTGAGGCAGAAGAACCCTTTCATGCCGGGCAAAAGGGCTCATCCGCCATGCCCCATAAGAGAAATCCTATTTTAACAGAGAATCTCTGCGGGCTTGCAAGAACAATTAGGGCTTATGTGATCCCAGCCCTTGAGAATGTAGTCCTTTGGCATGAAAGAGATATTAGCCACTCCTCCTCTGAAAGAATGATTATCCCCTCTGCAACTGCCCTCTCTGATTTTGCCTTGGTAAGACTTAATTATGTAATTAAAAATCTTCAGGTCTATCCTGAAAGGATGCTTAAAAATCTCCATCTCCTTAGAGGACTTATTTTTTCTCAGCAGGTGCTTCTCTCCCTTGTTGAGAAGGGTTTAACCAGGGAGGAAGCCTATATGATTGTTCAGGAAAATGCCATGAAGGTCTGGAAAGAGGAAAATCTTCATTTTAAAGAGGCTTTATTAAGGGATGAAAGGGTTAGAAATTATTTAAGTCCAGAAGAACTTGAGAGTCTCTTTGACTTAAAAAATTATCTCTCCCGGGTGGATACCATCTTTGCAAGGGTCTTTGCTTAAGCTAAGGAATACTCAGGGTTTATGAAGCCCCTTTTAAAGGTAGTTGCAGGTTTAATTTGTAAAGAGGGAAAGGTCTTTCTTGTTAAAAGGCCTAAGGAGAAAAGGGATGGAGGGCTTTTTGAGTTTCCAGGGGGAAAAGTTGAAAAGGGGGAGGAATTGAAGGAGGCCTTAAAAAGAGAGCTCTTTGAAGAGCTTGGAATAAAGGTAAAGGAAGTAGAATTTATAGCGAGCGAAAGGGAAGAAAAAGGGGAATTTACTATAGAAATAAATCTCTTTTTGGTAAAGGAATATGAGGGAGAACTCTTACTGAAAGAGGCTGAAGAGGGAGGTTTTTATACCATAGAAGAGGCTTTAAACTTAGCGCTTTGCCCCCCGGATAGAAGGTTAATAGAAAACCTCAAGACTTTAAGAGGAAATTAAAGCTTTTCTTATAGTTCTTGCCAGATTTTTGATGCGGTGAATCTCTTCCCAGTCTGGATTTTTTAGAGCAGGAAAGACACTTTTGTTGGTAAAAAGAGGATCCTCTGAAAGGGGATAGCGGGAGGTCTTTTTAGCCTCCTCAAAAAGCGAAGTTCCTGGAATAGGTGAAAATTCAGAAAGATAAGGAGAAACTTGAAGCTTTTCAAGATGTTTTAAAGCCCTTTCAACAGCCTTAAAATCTTCCTCTGGAAGTCCATAAAGAAGATAGGCCCCAAGTTCCTTTGCAGTAAAACCTGCCTCTTTAAGATTCCTTACTGCCTCTTCAAACTCCTCTAAGGTAACCTTCTCATCAATACGATTCTCAATCCTCTCAAGCCCAAGCCTTATAGTTACAAAACCTCCCTCTTTTAAAAGCTTTGCGG
This window of the Caldimicrobium thiodismutans genome carries:
- the purB gene encoding adenylosuccinate lyase, translating into MIPRYTRPVMAKLWSEEEKLRVWLLVEFYAMEAWYKLGKVPEKDYQILKEKLTPYMEKGFTEENVKRVEEIEKETRHDVIAFLTHLAEIAGPSARYLHLGMTSSDMLDTAMAYRMKRAMEIILEDLDNLLESLKQKAFQYKDTPMIGRTHGIHAEPITFGLKMALFYEEMKRNKERLLRAKENISYGKISGAVGTFAHLPPEIEAYTCEKLGLKPEPISNQIVQRDRYAEYMCALGILASSIEKMATEIRHLQRTEVLEAEEPFHAGQKGSSAMPHKRNPILTENLCGLARTIRAYVIPALENVVLWHERDISHSSSERMIIPSATALSDFALVRLNYVIKNLQVYPERMLKNLHLLRGLIFSQQVLLSLVEKGLTREEAYMIVQENAMKVWKEENLHFKEALLRDERVRNYLSPEELESLFDLKNYLSRVDTIFARVFA
- a CDS encoding (deoxy)nucleoside triphosphate pyrophosphohydrolase produces the protein MKPLLKVVAGLICKEGKVFLVKRPKEKRDGGLFEFPGGKVEKGEELKEALKRELFEELGIKVKEVEFIASEREEKGEFTIEINLFLVKEYEGELLLKEAEEGGFYTIEEALNLALCPPDRRLIENLKTLRGN